Proteins from a single region of Mustela erminea isolate mMusErm1 chromosome X, mMusErm1.Pri, whole genome shotgun sequence:
- the SNX12 gene encoding sorting nexin-12, which yields MSDTAVADTRRLNSKPQDLTDAYGPPSNFLEIDIFNPQTVGVGRARFTTYEVRMRTNLPIFKLKESCVRRRYSDFEWLKNELERDSKIVVPPLPGKALKRQLPFRGDEGIFEESFIEERRQGLEQFINKIAGHPLAQNERCLHMFLQEEAIDRNYVPGKVRQ from the exons ATGTCGGACACGGCAGTGGCTGACACTCGGCGCCTTAACTCGAAGCCGCAGGACCTGACCGACGCTTACGGACCGCCAAGTAACTTCCTGGAGATCGACATCTTTAATCCACAGACGGTGGGCGTGGGCCGCGCGCGCTTCACCACCTATGAGGTTCGCATGCGG ACAAACCTACCCATCTTCAAGCTGAAGGAGTCCTGTGTCCGGCGGCGCTACAGTGACTTTGAGTGGCTAAAAAATGAGCTGGAGCGAGATAGTAAG ATTGTAGTACCACCACTGCCTGGGAAAGCCTTGAAGCGGCAGCTCCCTTTTCGAGGAGATGAGGGGATCTTTGAGGAGTCCTTCATTGAAGAAAGGAGGCAGGGCCTCGAACAGTTTATTAATAA AATTGCTGGGCACCCACTGGCTCAGAACGAACGCTGCCTACACATGTTCCTGCAGGAGGAGGCAATTGACAGGAACTACGTCCCTGGGAAGGTGCGCCAGTAG